From a region of the bacterium genome:
- a CDS encoding cupin — protein MTTHERDTAHIGANKCNWYAEELQDSADFRKNYRRKLTVVKAKDMPFEHSPDGLVKHLVHEKLNTVENCVEAYMQFIPPASHTGKRRILAEQILFVADGEGYDLHWDVEYDVDIEFHWSWKEEPRKFEWKRGDFIFVPAYCLQQHFNSDPENEARLIVITNRIFKSMGLNWLEQVENAPDYEGDLEPMLAGPGWLPDSRD, from the coding sequence ATGACCACACACGAACGCGACACGGCCCATATCGGCGCCAACAAATGCAACTGGTACGCCGAGGAGCTGCAGGACTCGGCGGATTTCCGCAAGAACTACCGCCGCAAGCTGACGGTGGTGAAGGCGAAAGACATGCCGTTCGAGCACTCGCCCGACGGGCTGGTGAAGCACCTCGTCCACGAGAAGCTGAACACGGTCGAGAACTGCGTCGAGGCCTACATGCAGTTCATCCCGCCGGCCAGCCACACCGGCAAGCGCCGCATCCTCGCCGAGCAGATCCTGTTCGTCGCCGACGGCGAGGGCTACGATTTGCACTGGGACGTGGAATACGACGTCGACATCGAATTCCACTGGTCGTGGAAGGAAGAGCCGCGCAAATTCGAATGGAAGCGCGGCGACTTCATCTTCGTGCCGGCCTACTGCCTGCAGCAGCATTTCAATTCGGACCCGGAGAACGAGGCCCGGCTGATCGTCATCACCAACCGCATCTTCAAGTCGATGGGGCTGAACTGGCTGGAGCAGGTGGAGAACGCGCCGGATTACGAGGGCGATCTGGAGCCGATGCTGGCCGGGCCGGGCTGGCTGCCGGATTCGCGGGATTGA
- a CDS encoding XRE family transcriptional regulator, protein MPSFEFKIDERSRAGSRFISRVHQELQKALAAEKSERKLTQQAIADVLGVDRSAINRKFTGLENLTTRSIGELLWAIGWEPYFEARKIDENDGGNEFSKPVITMTSSSSAAAGDNSEPRKIRIDQ, encoded by the coding sequence ATGCCCTCGTTTGAATTCAAAATCGATGAGCGCTCGCGCGCAGGTTCGCGCTTTATTTCTCGCGTCCACCAAGAGCTTCAAAAAGCCCTCGCCGCTGAAAAGTCGGAGCGAAAACTGACACAGCAAGCGATTGCAGATGTGCTCGGTGTCGATCGTTCTGCGATAAACCGCAAATTTACGGGGCTTGAAAACCTGACCACCCGGAGCATTGGTGAGTTGTTATGGGCAATCGGTTGGGAGCCCTACTTTGAAGCACGAAAAATAGACGAAAATGATGGAGGAAACGAATTTTCAAAGCCTGTCATCACCATGACGTCATCATCTTCGGCGGCCGCTGGTGACAATTCTGAGCCACGGAAAATTCGGATAGACCAATGA